In the genome of Candidatus Thermoplasmatota archaeon, the window CCATCTATCTTCCTTAAATAAGCAATGTCATCACCAACTATGGTTTCCCCCTCTATCATAGCAGTAGAGGTTTTACCACACATAGACGGGAAAGCACCTGTGAAATAACTTATACGATCCTTGGAACCACGTACACCCATTATAAGCATATGTTCAGTGAGCCAACCCTCTTTTGAAGCCCTGTTTATAGCAAGACGCATAGCCAGTTTCTTCAAACCAATAGTGTTACCACCATACTGTGTGTTCGTACTATAGATGATCTCGTCTTCCAAATCAATGTAAACCCTGCGTTTATCTATGTTTTTACTGACAAGCAAATCAAGTCCCGCCTCAGTTAATCCCCCCTCAGAGTGAACAAATTTGAAAAAACGCGCTTTTTCTCCAAGTCGTACAAACTCTTTATATCCTTGTCTATAAAGCAAGTTTTCACTATGGGCAACATAGCTTGAATCAGTTAATTGAACACATGGGATAGTAAACTCAGAATTCTCAGGACCAAGACAATAAAAACTGACGTAAAGCTCATGACCAACCATAATATCTTTTAGTATACTACATATCTCTTTGAGTCCCTCATCTCTATCTATCGAATTAATCTCAGGTCCAAGACTTACACCACTTGGAAGGAGAAACTTAGTCTGTTTTTTGTCCCTCGCCTGATCATTGTATCCATCAAAATGAACCGTATGACCTTCAATAGCAAGCTCCGCTTCCTCCCTGTTTCTAATAGCAGCATCCCTAATATACTGTATATCCCTAGGGGAATCAGTACAAACAAAAACACTATCAGGGGTACAAAGAGTAACATATTTCCATATGAACTGATTGAGTTTAGGGTTGTTTATCCTATCAAGTTTCTGACAATTATCTGTACCTAACCTATCAATAAAGGCATTCATAGTAGTTTGATCCATAGAATATCATCCTCTGAAACTATCATTCCCTATTAAAGCCAACAAATACTTTACCCCTGTTGGCCCGAGTCCCTAATCCACATTCACATCTTTATAGTTTTGTAGGTAAAAAATATGGTATTAAAAACCGGTTTTTCTCCTAAAAACCTCGGGGTTAATACAATTCGGTGGAATCTCTCCTTTTAAACCTATCATCATATTCTCAGCAGCTATTAACGCCATCTTGGTTCTCGTTTCAATTGTTGCAGAAGCAGAATGAGGTTGGAGGACAACATTATCCAACTTCAAAAGTTCTTTTGGAATCACTGGCTCATACTCATAAACATCTAACCCAGCACCAAAAATCCATTTTTCTTTTAAAGCCTTTATAAGTGCTTTCTCATCAACAACTGGTCCACGAGATGTATTAACCAAGATGGAGTTTTTTTTCATCATACGTAGTTCTTTTTCACCAATCATATGATAGGTGGCATCAACTAATGGGACATGAAGGGAAACATAATCAGATTCCTTCAACAACCTATGTAAATCAACTTTTTTTGCACCTAAATCATCTTCCAACATCTGGTTTTTCTTTTCATCAAAATATAACACCTTCATGTTGAATCCTTTACTTTTAAGAGCAAAAGCAGTACCTATCCTACCAGCACCAACTACCCCAAGTGTTTTATTTGATACATCCTGGCCGAGCATAAGCATAGGAGCCCATCCATTGAATTCACCTGCCCTCGTAAACCTATCACCCTCTACAATGCGTCTAGCAACAGAAAACAAAAGAGCCCATGCCATCTCAGCTGTTGTATCAGTCAAAACATCAGGGGTATTGCTTACAGGTATGTCTCTCTCAGTCGCCGCCTTAACATCAATGTTGTTGTAACCAACAGCGTAGTTTGCAATCATCTTCAGTTTAGGCTCAGAATATATAACTTCTTTGTCTATAGGATCTGTTAATAGGCAGAGTAAACCATCTTTTCCTTTCAATCCTTTAATGATTTCTTTTTTTGTAGGGACTCTATCATGTTTGTATATCTCAAGCTCATGTTCTTTTCTAAGCAAATCCAATCCAGGTTTAGGGATCCTTCTTGTTACAAAGATTTTCATAATAATCACTTGAAATATGCGTTTAAATAACGATAAGAGTATAAAGTTATTTCTAGATGAAAATGATTCCTCTCAAGTTTCTTCTTTTACTGTCTCAAAACATGCAAAAGTGAGTGTTCTACCTACGCCCTTTAGCTGCCGAAGTTTATCAACAACCAGTATACCAATGTCCTCGAGTGATTTTCCTCTTACTTTAAGGAGTAAATCATATTCCCCAGATATTATATGTACTTCATGTACCCCTGGTAGTTCTGCTATGGTTTTTGCAAGTTGCCTCTGGGAAATGTCTGGATTTGGGAGAAATGAAACAAAAATAAAGACTTCTGTGCCAAACCCAATTTTTTTGTAATCTATTGAAACATTGAATGATTTGATTATGCCATTCTTAATCATTTTTTGTATACGGTCATGGACGGTTACTCTTGGTATACCTATATTTAAGGAGATTTTTTTTGTAGAGTTACGCGCATTTTTCTTCAGTTCTGATAATATCATTTCGTCTTTTTTATCAATCATAATAGACATTATGTCGGTTATAATATATAAATTTTGTCTTTTTATGTAATTTTTGTCGAAAAAAATCACATAATGTTTATATAATTTGTTTGCGAATATACAATTATGAACTACACTAAGAGCAAAAAAACAAAAACTATCCTCAAAATACAAAGCGAAATAAGACAAATACTAGGCAACGAACTAAGAAAGAAAAAATTCATAGAAATAGCACCAGTAATAATATCACCAATAACCGACCCATTAAACCATCCCACATCACCAGCAAAAATTAATTGCTACGGAAAAAGTTACTCACTAACACAAAGCATGATATTCCATAAACAACTAGCATTACGCACACTTGACAAAATCTTTGTTTTCTCACCCAACATACGCATAGAACCATTAGACAGAAAAAACACTGGAAGACACCTATTTGAATTCACACAACTAGATTTAGAAGTAAAAGGTGCAAAGCGCGAAGAAATCATGCATTTATGCGAAGAACTACTAGTAAAAACAATAAAAACATTAAAAAAGACGTGTAAAAAAGAACTTAATTTTTTGGGAAGGAAACTGACTGTACCAAAAACTCCCTTCAAACAAATCAGATACAAAGATGCTTACAAGCGCTACGGGGCAGATTTTGAAACAGCGATCTCAAAAACTCATAAAGAACCAATATGGATCATAGACATGCCGATATCACGCAGAGAGTTTTACGATAAAGAAGACCCAGAAAAACCAGGATATCTAAGAGATATGGATCTAATTTACCCAGAAGGATACGGAGAAGCACTCTCAGGAGGAGAAAGAGAATACAAATATGAACGTATAAAAAAACGAATAAAGAAAAAAGGACAAAAACTTTCACAATTCAAAGAATATTTAGAACACGCGAAAAATGATTTACCACCATCAGCAGGATTTGGAATAGGCATCGAAAGATTAACAAGATTTATATGCGGTTTAAAAAAGATAGAAGAGACATCCCTCTTCCCAAAAACACCAGGGAAAAAATGCATATAAATTTATTTTTTACACATCGACCTAATTAAATAAATCAACATCTCATTCAGAGAAACATCTAAACCTAGCGTTCTACCTAAATCAGCTATTTTACCATTAATTGAATATATCTCGGTTTTACTATTTTTTCTGTAACTCTGAAACATAGACGAATAATTCTCAGATGTTTTTCTAATGACATCTTTTGTTTTTTCGATAATACTTTCATATGATATATTAACACCATTGGCATTTGCTATTCCCACAGATTCTTTACATATTTTTTCAACAAGGTCTTCAAGTATTGGATTCTCTAAAAGATAACCATTTTTACATTCAAAAATTGCAGTTAATGGATTAACACATGAATTTATTATTGTTTTACACCATATCTCCTTTAAGATATTTTTACTAAAAACAGTTTTAATACCAGCTTGATTAAAGCAGCTTACTATGCTAATTATGCGCTCTGTTTTTTTACCATTTAACTCACCTAAAATAGTTGTTCCTTTACCAGTATGATTGATCAATCCTGGTTTAGAAAAAAGTACACCGTGTGTCGTGACACCAGCGACAACATTTCTTTTATCAATAATCCTGCAAATTTTTTCGATATTATCCAACCCATTTTGAAGAGATAAAACAATGGTATCTTTTCCGATTATAGTTTTTGCTTCTTTTATTGCTGTTTCTGTATCATAAGATTTAACAGTTAAAATCAAGAGATCCGGCGAAAAACGTATTTTATTTATCGAATCTTCAGCAGATATTCTAATTTTTAGCTGTGTTTTTCCTGTGATTTTCAAACCATTTTTTTTAATAGCTTGAACATGTTGTTTTCTACCTATAAGTGTTACATTATTTTTTTTAGCCAGTAAACCACCGAATAATGATCCTATGGCTCCAGCACCAAGTATGACTATGTTCATGTTTTTAATCCTATCCCCAACATTCTTTTATCTATTGTTTTTTTGTCCATAGCTATAAGAGGATATAAAACAGGAATCTTTAGATGTTGTTTTAAGAATTTTATTTTACGTAAATAGTTAGATTTAGTTCCATAAAGAGTAATATCTGATACTATAGCATCACATTTTTTTTCTAATGCTATCTTGTTTAATTTTTTGTATAAATTTTCATCTGCTTCTTTAACACTTATTATTTCTGTATTGATATACCATTTTGAAATAAAAGAATCTAACAATTTACTGGTAGTTCTTTTAGTGGTTATAAAAATCGTATTGCAACCACGTCTCATGAGATACCAACTGGCTAGTATTGACCTAGGAGTTTCAACAACACACAATACTCTTCCTTGTGTACCTATCGGAAGACCCCCAGTTCCACGAATTTTTTCTGTAAAAACAAACGCGTTTCTATCGCGTATTTCAATAAAGATTTTGAAATCAGGTTTTGTAAGATTCACACTAGCTTTTGTTGCCTTTACTATGTCAGAGCCGGTTTTTATGGCGACATCCTGGCTTGTAAAATCATGTTTACCAGTTCTTGTAACCCTAACAGCAAAACTTTTTTCTTTGGTTAAATATTCTTTTGAGATTTGTAAAGCAAGTTCAGAAATTGCAGATATGTTTGATTGTGTTTTGATCGCTGGGCTGATAGAATGTATACCAAAAATTTTCTGTAAAACATTTATGGCTTCTTTTGTTTTTTCGGTATAAACGTATATTCTACCTCGTTCTTTTTTGATATCATTTGGAATTTGTTTCTTTTTTAACGCATTTTTAATATTATTTACTAAAGTAGATTCAAAGCGTTTGCGTGTTTCTTTGCTTTTTAAGGCGATCTCCCCGTATCTAACAATTATAAGCTTGTATTTCACAGAGCCTTAATTCGTATCTTATTACATTAATATTTGGCAAAATAGAAATCCTTGAAGTTTTTAGAATAAATAGAGTAAACCAAATACAATAAATGGGAGTATTATTGTGATT includes:
- a CDS encoding D-glycerate dehydrogenase, which produces MKIFVTRRIPKPGLDLLRKEHELEIYKHDRVPTKKEIIKGLKGKDGLLCLLTDPIDKEVIYSEPKLKMIANYAVGYNNIDVKAATERDIPVSNTPDVLTDTTAEMAWALLFSVARRIVEGDRFTRAGEFNGWAPMLMLGQDVSNKTLGVVGAGRIGTAFALKSKGFNMKVLYFDEKKNQMLEDDLGAKKVDLHRLLKESDYVSLHVPLVDATYHMIGEKELRMMKKNSILVNTSRGPVVDEKALIKALKEKWIFGAGLDVYEYEPVIPKELLKLDNVVLQPHSASATIETRTKMALIAAENMMIGLKGEIPPNCINPEVFRRKTGF
- a CDS encoding Lrp/AsnC family transcriptional regulator → MIDKKDEMILSELKKNARNSTKKISLNIGIPRVTVHDRIQKMIKNGIIKSFNVSIDYKKIGFGTEVFIFVSFLPNPDISQRQLAKTIAELPGVHEVHIISGEYDLLLKVRGKSLEDIGILVVDKLRQLKGVGRTLTFACFETVKEET
- a CDS encoding asparagine synthetase A, with protein sequence MNYTKSKKTKTILKIQSEIRQILGNELRKKKFIEIAPVIISPITDPLNHPTSPAKINCYGKSYSLTQSMIFHKQLALRTLDKIFVFSPNIRIEPLDRKNTGRHLFEFTQLDLEVKGAKREEIMHLCEELLVKTIKTLKKTCKKELNFLGRKLTVPKTPFKQIRYKDAYKRYGADFETAISKTHKEPIWIIDMPISRREFYDKEDPEKPGYLRDMDLIYPEGYGEALSGGEREYKYERIKKRIKKKGQKLSQFKEYLEHAKNDLPPSAGFGIGIERLTRFICGLKKIEETSLFPKTPGKKCI
- a CDS encoding 2-dehydropantoate 2-reductase, with the protein product MNIVILGAGAIGSLFGGLLAKKNNVTLIGRKQHVQAIKKNGLKITGKTQLKIRISAEDSINKIRFSPDLLILTVKSYDTETAIKEAKTIIGKDTIVLSLQNGLDNIEKICRIIDKRNVVAGVTTHGVLFSKPGLINHTGKGTTILGELNGKKTERIISIVSCFNQAGIKTVFSKNILKEIWCKTIINSCVNPLTAIFECKNGYLLENPILEDLVEKICKESVGIANANGVNISYESIIEKTKDVIRKTSENYSSMFQSYRKNSKTEIYSINGKIADLGRTLGLDVSLNEMLIYLIRSMCKK
- a CDS encoding THUMP domain-containing protein → MKYKLIIVRYGEIALKSKETRKRFESTLVNNIKNALKKKQIPNDIKKERGRIYVYTEKTKEAINVLQKIFGIHSISPAIKTQSNISAISELALQISKEYLTKEKSFAVRVTRTGKHDFTSQDVAIKTGSDIVKATKASVNLTKPDFKIFIEIRDRNAFVFTEKIRGTGGLPIGTQGRVLCVVETPRSILASWYLMRRGCNTIFITTKRTTSKLLDSFISKWYINTEIISVKEADENLYKKLNKIALEKKCDAIVSDITLYGTKSNYLRKIKFLKQHLKIPVLYPLIAMDKKTIDKRMLGIGLKT